A window of the Dunckerocampus dactyliophorus isolate RoL2022-P2 chromosome 19, RoL_Ddac_1.1, whole genome shotgun sequence genome harbors these coding sequences:
- the LOC129172272 gene encoding thyroxine 5-deiodinase-like, giving the protein MHDSGGVQLARALKYAALCLLLVPRFLAAAVTLWLLDFLCIRRKVLLQMGARPHSADDPPLCVSDSNRMFTMESLRAVWYGQKLDLLKSARLGRAAPNTEVVLVQERRRVRILDCMRGTRPLILNFGSCSUPPFMTRLAAFQRVVSQYADIADFVVVYIEEAHPADGWVSSDAPYQILKHRCLEDRLSAARLMLAQVPGSSLVVDSMDNSSNAAYGAYFERLYIVRDQRVVYQGGRGPEGYRISELRNWLEQYRRDLIACPVLQA; this is encoded by the coding sequence ATGCACGACTCCGGCGGGGTCCAACTGGCCCGAGCCCTCAAGTACGCCGCCCTGTGCCTGCTGCTGGTGCCGCGCTTCCTGGCCGCCGCTGTCACGCTGTGGCTCCTCGACTTCCTGTGCATCCGCCGCAAGGTGCTCCTCCAGATGGGCGCCCGGCCACACAGTGCCGACGACCCGCCGCTGTGCGTCTCGGACTCCAACCGGATGTTCACCATGGAGTCGTTGCGGGCGGTGTGGTACGGCCAGAAGCTGGACCTGCTCAAGTCTGCGCGCCTGGGACGCGCGGCGCCCAACACGGAGGTGGTTCTTGTCCAGGAGCGCCGGCGTGTCCGCATCTTGGACTGCATGCGGGGGACGAGGCCGCtcatcctcaactttggcagtTGCTCCTGACCGCCCTTCATGACGCGCCTGGCCGCCTTCCAGCGCGTCGTCAGCCAGTACGCGGACATCGCGGACTTCGTGGTGGTGTACATCGAGGAAGCGCACCCGGCGGACGGCTGGGTGAGCTCGGACGCCCCCTACCAGATCCTCAAGCACCGCTGCCTGGAGGACCGGCTGAGCGCAGCGCGGCTCATGCTGGCGCAGGTGCCCGGCAGCAGCCTGGTGGTGGACAGCATGGACAACTCCTCCAACGCCGCCTATGGAGCCTACTTCGAGAGACTCTACATCGTCAGGGACCAGAGGGTGGTCTACCAGGGGGGCCGGGGGCCGGAGGGCTACCGGATCTCCGAGCTCAGGAACTGGCTGGAACAGTACCGGAGGGACCTCATCGCTTGTCCGGTGCTGCAAGCGTAG